In Deinococcus puniceus, one genomic interval encodes:
- a CDS encoding N-acetylmuramoyl-L-alanine amidase family protein → MKKPAIFLSFALACGGAAAQGVSPADPFLRQAPAQTSPTLRGVTSAPQSAPSSGLNLTGVQNVTFGNPRTSNSGSQTRVVFDLAPGVTYTLMPTFTGLRIDVQGARVLPAVTAALGGSVSEYRAGGGQATVFTPFPLSFTDGWRASEATLATGSRVLILEFGAVITGGASESLRALVRNSAPPASATTAEANAVLNAPLGLKAAVPAPVVAPTAAAAVTPSRTAQTPSPAAPTAAAPIAPPTTSAVNPDQLPPGDMVQPSKQFAPAPALPDANAARPSALTGRVTGQAQPGALLTAPRIGKNPGLTRVVLDLPPGSTYTIQPTALGLRIALTGLSVMPQSGQNVSPEVRTWRFEPTNEGVEITLVTATPTTARSGWRAQLLPPTSGSDRARLALDLSPALANLTPLAPAERLIASVPPVLATRGTAILALSANYVQPRVVLDPGHGGRDPGAVGSVIEKEVTLSVALRVRDLLRAAGVDVVLTRDTDRALNSVKNTDLQMRAQMGSPGTQLFVSIHVNAMEANAALRGYGVETWWNPNHPMSSTLASMLQRQMVSITGAFSRGLKSNQSLSVLRNSRIPAALVEIGYASHPVDGLNLQDANYLERVAVGIAQGIREALTSGVTAGNAVGGGGK, encoded by the coding sequence ATGAAGAAGCCTGCCATCTTCCTCTCATTTGCCCTAGCGTGCGGCGGAGCGGCGGCCCAAGGGGTTTCCCCGGCTGACCCCTTTTTGCGGCAGGCTCCGGCCCAAACCTCCCCCACTCTGCGCGGCGTGACCTCTGCGCCCCAATCGGCTCCCAGCAGCGGCCTGAACCTGACGGGGGTGCAGAACGTCACCTTCGGTAATCCGCGCACCAGCAACAGCGGTTCTCAGACCCGCGTGGTGTTTGACCTCGCGCCCGGCGTGACGTATACCCTGATGCCCACGTTCACGGGCCTGAGAATAGATGTGCAGGGGGCGCGGGTGCTGCCCGCCGTGACCGCAGCGTTGGGCGGCAGCGTCAGCGAATACCGGGCAGGCGGGGGGCAGGCCACCGTATTCACGCCGTTTCCGCTCTCGTTTACCGATGGGTGGCGGGCCAGTGAAGCCACCTTGGCCACCGGAAGCCGCGTGCTGATCCTCGAATTCGGCGCAGTAATCACGGGTGGAGCCAGCGAGTCTCTGCGGGCCTTGGTGCGCAACTCTGCACCCCCCGCGAGTGCCACCACTGCCGAAGCCAACGCGGTTCTGAATGCTCCGCTGGGCCTGAAAGCGGCGGTACCGGCTCCGGTGGTGGCCCCAACCGCAGCAGCAGCGGTCACGCCCAGCCGCACGGCCCAGACTCCCAGCCCTGCTGCACCCACTGCGGCAGCCCCAATTGCGCCGCCCACCACGTCTGCCGTCAACCCTGATCAATTGCCCCCCGGCGACATGGTGCAGCCCAGCAAGCAGTTCGCGCCTGCCCCCGCGCTGCCCGATGCCAACGCCGCCCGCCCCAGCGCCCTGACAGGCCGCGTGACTGGGCAAGCGCAGCCCGGCGCACTGCTCACGGCCCCCCGAATTGGCAAGAATCCCGGCCTGACCCGCGTGGTTCTGGATTTGCCGCCCGGCAGCACCTACACCATTCAACCCACCGCGCTAGGCCTCCGTATAGCCCTGACGGGCCTGAGCGTGATGCCGCAAAGTGGCCAGAATGTCAGCCCCGAAGTCCGCACGTGGCGCTTCGAACCCACCAACGAGGGTGTGGAGATCACGTTGGTGACGGCCACCCCCACCACCGCCCGCAGTGGGTGGCGTGCCCAGCTGTTGCCGCCCACCTCTGGCAGTGACCGCGCCCGGCTGGCCCTTGACCTCTCGCCCGCGCTGGCCAACCTGACGCCGCTGGCCCCCGCTGAGCGCCTGATTGCCAGTGTGCCGCCTGTTCTGGCCACGCGGGGCACCGCTATTCTGGCCCTGAGCGCCAACTATGTGCAGCCGCGTGTCGTCCTTGATCCGGGGCACGGCGGGCGCGATCCGGGCGCAGTGGGCAGCGTCATAGAAAAAGAAGTGACGCTGAGCGTGGCCTTGCGTGTGCGCGACCTGCTGCGGGCGGCGGGCGTGGACGTGGTGCTGACCCGCGACACTGACCGCGCTCTGAACAGCGTCAAGAACACCGATCTGCAGATGCGGGCGCAGATGGGCAGCCCCGGCACGCAATTGTTCGTCAGTATCCATGTGAACGCGATGGAGGCCAACGCCGCCCTGCGCGGCTACGGCGTAGAAACGTGGTGGAATCCCAACCACCCGATGTCCAGCACCCTTGCCAGCATGTTGCAGCGCCAGATGGTGAGCATCACGGGGGCCTTCTCACGCGGCCTGAAATCCAACCAATCGTTGTCTGTCCTCCGCAACAGCCGGATTCCTGCCGCACTCGTCGAAATCGGCTACGCCAGCCACCCGGTCGACGGCCTGAACCTGCAAGACGCCAACTACCTAGAGCGCGTGGCAGTGGGCATCGCGCAGGGTATCCGCGAGGCGCTGACCTCGGGCGTGACGGCGGGCAATGCGGTGGGCGGTGGCGGGAAGTAA
- a CDS encoding endonuclease III domain-containing protein: MTDGSLFPQQSAPAPAEALNAAQPAPARAELLAWMAGLLRAEYGERPLIPRRVPMHELISTILSQRTTHADEEAAYQELCLLGDWDEIIAAPVDAVAHAIRRSNYPESKAPRIQATLSAIKAERGGYDLDFLAELPVADALKWLTNLPGVGVKTASLVLLFNFARPVFPVDTHVHRVTTRVGAIPRMGEQAAHRALLALLPPDAPHLYELHVNLLRHGQKVCHWTAPKCPVCILRDKCDAHAIYGNRVPSFGK; the protein is encoded by the coding sequence ATGACCGACGGCTCTCTGTTTCCTCAACAGTCTGCGCCTGCACCAGCCGAAGCCCTGAACGCCGCCCAACCTGCCCCAGCACGGGCCGAGTTGCTGGCATGGATGGCTGGCTTGTTGCGGGCCGAATACGGTGAGCGCCCCCTGATTCCCCGGCGTGTGCCCATGCATGAGCTGATCAGCACCATTTTGTCTCAGCGCACCACGCACGCCGATGAGGAAGCCGCGTATCAGGAATTGTGCTTGCTGGGCGACTGGGATGAGATTATTGCGGCCCCGGTGGACGCTGTGGCCCACGCCATTCGCCGCAGCAACTACCCGGAAAGCAAAGCGCCGCGTATTCAGGCCACCCTCAGCGCCATCAAAGCCGAGCGCGGCGGCTACGATCTGGACTTTTTGGCCGAGTTGCCTGTGGCCGACGCCCTGAAATGGCTGACCAACTTGCCGGGAGTGGGCGTGAAAACGGCGTCGTTGGTGCTGTTGTTCAACTTCGCGCGGCCTGTGTTTCCGGTCGATACCCACGTTCACCGCGTGACCACCCGCGTGGGCGCAATTCCGCGTATGGGCGAGCAGGCGGCCCACCGGGCGCTGTTGGCCCTGCTGCCCCCCGACGCGCCGCACCTGTACGAACTGCATGTGAACCTGCTGCGGCACGGGCAAAAAGTCTGTCACTGGACAGCGCCCAAGTGTCCGGTCTGCATTCTGCGGGACAAGTGCGACGCCCACGCGATTTACGGAAACCGGGTTCCTAGCTTTGGGAAGTAG